The sequence below is a genomic window from Streptomyces sp. NBC_00289.
GCCGCGCTGGTTTCACCGCCACGACACGCATCAACCGCCATGACTTCGGGGTGAGTTGGAACGACGTGGTCAAACGGGGCGGAGTGGTCGTCAGCGCCATGGTCGATGTCGTGGTCGACGTCGAGGCTGTCCTGGAGGCGGACGAAGCAGACGCCTGAACAGCCCCGGGTGGGGTAGAGATCACTCCGCCCTGCCCCTTGGCTGGCCGCTGGCCACCGTCTCTTCTCGGGCCGGTAGGCGGCGGCCCGTGTCCTCCAAGAGAACCCTCGCGCCGGACTACCAGCGGATCTTGTCGGTGCTGGAGCTGAAGCGGCCCGGGAGGGCATGCGCTGCCAGCAACTGGCTGCCGGGCTGGGACTGCAGGCCGTCGCGGCGAAGACTGGGCCGCCGCAGGCGGGTGATCGAACGCCCGGCCCTTCTGCCGTTTGCCGCACCGCTGTTGCTCGATCTCGGGGGCAGCTCACGGGTGGCGCCATGCAGTGCCTGATCGGCTGGCTTCCCAAGGTCCACCGGGTCCGCTGATGGCAGATCCCAGACCGCACGGGCCTCCCCTCGGCGGCCTGGGCTTCGGGAAGAAGAGAAGCAAGGAAGTGTCATCTGCTGACCACCAGCTGACCGCCACTCGCCGAGTGCTTTGTCGGATCCCAGGAAAGGATTGGGAGACGTCACCGCTCGCGGCCGCGGGCCACCGCCGTGCTCTGCTCACGGATCGGGCGTGGTGTCGCGGGCCGCGTAGGCGGCCGGGGTGAGGCCGGTGCGGTCGCGGAAGAAGCGGCCGAAGTTCGCGGGATCGCTGAAGCCGAGGTGGACGGCCACCGTCCGGGCGTCCCACCGGGCACCTCCCAGCAGGCGCCGGGCTTCCAGGAGGCGCCGCTCGTCGATGAGCTCGCGCACCCCCTTACCGGTGGCGTCCCGGGCGGCGCGGCTGAGGGTGCGGACCGAGCAGCCGAGCAACTCGGCGTAGTCCGCGGCTTGGTGAAGCTCACGGAAACGCAGCTCCAAGGCGTCCAGGAAGCCGCCATACCTGTCGGCGCGGCCTATGCCGGCCGTGGCCGTGCCGACAGGGACGATGCCCGGGGAGTTGGCCAGGCGCAGCAGCAGCGATTCGAGCAGGCTGCGCCGCAGGGCATGGTGGATGTCGAGGGGGCGGCGCCCGAGTGCGCGGTGTTCGTCCAGGAGCTGGAGTGCCGTCTGCTGGAGCCAGGCGGTGTCGTCGGGGTGCGGGCTCAGCACGGCGGGGGCCTCGTGCGCGGTGAGCGGGGCCAGGAGACGGGCGAGGTCGGGCCGCAGCACGTCGGGTTCGAACAGGATGAACGGGCCGCGGGCCGCGCCGGGCGGATGCCAGCACTGCGCATGCCCGGGACGCACCCACAGCCATTGGCCGGGGGCGACGGTCCGCGTGGCGTAGTCGACGTCATGCCGCAACTCGCCCTCGGTGACCGCGATGAGGTAGTGGAAGGTGGCACGGCCCGGACGGGGCGGGTTCCACGGCCAGTCGTCGTGCTGGGCGAAGAACTCCTCGACGGTACTCACCTCAAGGCCGTAGGGAGTACCGACCGGGGGCTGGAAACCGTACAGCGGAACCGCAGCTGGTCCGGCCTGCCTGCTCGGCCCGGAGTGTCGCTTGTCGACCATCACGTGTCCGCAGCCTACCGCCATTCCAGTCGACTTCGACGGAAGGATGGCACGAGCCACCGCGCCGTGCGGCGCGCCCTCCGCGCCCTCGATGCCGCAGTCCGTCACCGCCCAGGGAGGCCCACCGCCCATGAACGGATCGACCCTGCAGAAGACCGCCGCCGACTGTGCGGAGGAACTTCCCGGAGCCCAGCTGGAGCACCCCTTCGGTCCCGACTGGGAGGTCTTCAAGGTGCGCGGCAAGGTGTTCATGCTGATGACCGAGGTTCCCGGGCGTCCTGTCGTGATCCTCAAGGCGGACCCCGGCGAGGCCCACGCTCTGCGGCAGCAGTACAGCCACATCACCCCCGGCTACCACATGAACAAGAAGCACTGGATCACCCTGGAGAGCGGGGAAGGCGTCGACAAGAAGCTGGTCGAGGAACTCGTCACCGACTCCTACCGGCTCGTCGTCGCTCACCTGCCCAGGGCTGAGCGGCCCGTCGACCCGCACAGCTACGGCACCGGCGCACGGGCGGCCCGGTGAACGCGGCCGGTGACCGGCTCCAGGACACCGCCCGCCAGGCGGCCCTGGCCCTCCCCGACGTCAGCCACGGCTATCCCTTCACGCCGGGACTCGACGTGTACAAGGTCGCGGGCAAGGTGTTCCTGATCGTCACCGACGACCCGGACGAACAGATCATCACGGTCAAGTGCGAACCCGAACACGCCCGCGCTCAAGTACACGGCTACGCCTCGATCACACCGGGCCGCTATCTCGACAAACGCCACTGGATCTCGCTGGGGCCGGGACCCGGCATCACCGAGCGGATGGTCACCGACGTGGTCGAGGACTCCTACGAGCTGGTCGCCGAGCGGCTACCGCGACGCGACCGCCCCAGTGCCCGATGAGCACCGCGAGCACCCCGCGCGGCCGCCAGTGCGGACTACTCGCCGCGCCCACCACGGGGGCCTCCGTCCTGGCCGTACCACTGGGCGGATACCCCCGCCTGTTCGGAGTGCCGGCACTGATTGCCGGCCTCGCCGCCCTGGGCACCTTCGGGACCAGACCACGCCCATCACCTGTGAAGCCGTAACGACGACCAGTCAGATGACCGGACAAGCTGAAGGAGATGGGGCGGGAGCGTGGGCAAGCGGCGAGGGGAGCGGGGCGTCCTTGCGTTCTCAGGGCCGCGGGGCCGCGCGATGCCGGGCAGGCGATGCTGCCCGGACCCGTAGAGGCGGGTGTGCCGTGCCGTCATGGTGGCGCGTTGGCTGGTGAGGGAGCTGGGGGCGTCCGTCACTCGGTTGGCCTGACGGCCGTGAGTGTCTGAAAATTGGGTGGCATGATCTGCGTTGTTCCGGGCAGGCGGCGTTGGTGTCGTGTGTGCCTGCTGAGCTTGCTTCGCAGGTGAGTTCTGCCCTGGTGCAGGCCGGCTTTCACGTGCTGGGCGACGCGGACAGTGCTGGCCTGGGGTTGCGTGTGGTAGAAGTGCCGGCCGGTGTTGTTGTCCAGTGGACAGTCTCGGACGGGTTCACCGCGCTGGCCCGCGAGCAGGCCATCCGTGCTCCGGGCGGCGACAGTATGGGGGCGATGGTCCAGGCGGCGGTGTCAGGGCTGCTGGTCCAGTTGGGGCACACCGTCGCACAAACCCCCGACGGCGTTGACCTGATCGTCCTCGCCGACGAGGCCACTGCGCCAAACAGCGGTCACACGTAGGCGTTCAACTGCCGCAATTTGCGCGGATGCTCGCCGGCCGCGCCGCCCCGCCGTCTCCTGCAAGGCGGCCGTCCTGGGCGGGTTGTTGGCTGGATGGTGAGAGACAGGTATGAGTGCCGGCACCGGGGCGACTCGGCGGGCAGGGGTTGGGCAGTCAGCCTCTCGGGCTCTTCGCTGGCCGTGGCCGGTCAAGAGCCCTTCCCCATGCCGCATGTGATCTTTGCGGCGCGCTGAGGGTGACTTGCCGCTCGCGGGCCAGGGCAGGTGTACGTGAAACCCCCTGTGTGGAGATTGGTGATGACGACTTCCCGCGAGCAGCAGACCGTGCCTGACACGACACGCGACCCTCTCCTGACCGGCCTTCGGCAGGAGAATGCTCAGCTGCGGCAGGCGGTCGACTCCCACGCGATGGTCGACCAGGCGATCGGTGTCCTCATCGCGGTCCATCGGCTCCCGCCGGCGGCCGGGTTCGAGGTCTTGCGGGAGGTTTCTCAGCACACGAACGTCAAACTCCACACGGTCGCCGAGACGGTGATCGACTGGGCATTGGGCCAGCCGATGCCGGACCCGGTGGGCCAGGAGCTGAACGCGGCGGTGCGGCGGCGTACTCCTGACCCTGAAGCCACCGAGGCCACGGAGCAGGTCGAGTAGGGCTGTCAGGCTTTGAGGGCCTGCTCGACGGTGGGGTGGCAGTCGATGACCTCGTCGATGCCGACCATGTGCAGCAGCCGCACGACGGAGTCCTGGGCGCCGGCGATGCGCACCCACCCCTGGGCCGCGCTCACGCGCCGGTGGGCGGTGACGAAGACGTTGATCCCGCTGGAGTCCATGAAGGTCACACCGCTGAGATCCGCCACGATCCGGGGCGGCGGCGGGCCGTCCTGGGACAGCAGCGCCCGGCTGAGGACGTCCATGACGGCGTGGTCGATCTCGCCGTGCACGCTCACGACCAGGACGCCGTCGACCACCGCGGACCGGACGGAAAACCGGCCCGGCCGGTCTTCCCCTGGGATGTCGGTCACCGTCTCCTCAATTGCCCCTCGACGTGCCCGCTCTGGGCGTACGCGATGATTCTGCCCCACCGCCACGGCGCGATGCACCCAGGTGGCCGTGCTGGACGACACCCGTATGGCATGCAGGAGACTGTCGCGGGTACTGACGCGCGTTGACGGGGGAGAGAGGCGAAAAGGTGGGATCTCGTGCCGAGGGTGAGGGCTGTGCCGAACCGGATGCGTACCTGATGCGCGCCGGCTACGCCCTGGAGGGAGACGGCGGCTGCATCGCCGATGCCCGCCGCCACGCCGTCGCCTTCCTCGACCAGGTCCACACCGATCATCACCTGCACATCCCCGCCCGCACCCGGGACCTCACGCAGTTGGTGGTCAGCGAGCTGGTCACCAACGCCCGCAAGTACGCCCCCGGCCCGGTCCTGATGGAACTGCGTATCACGGCCCGGGCCGTGGACGTGGTCGTATGGGACTCCGATCCCACCGTCCCCGTGCCCCGGGCCGCTGATCCCGGCAGGATCGGCCAACACGGCCTGGAGATCGTCAAGGCCGCCGCCAAGGACCTGTTCATCGAGCAGGAGCCGGTCGGCAAACGCGTCACGGCCCGCCTTGCTCTGTCCGACCCGGCCAGTAGCGACACCGCGGCCCGCCCCCTGGCGTAGGGGCAGGCTGAGTGGGCTGACGCGTGGTCACAGCGACGGGCGGGGGCCGGAGGGCGGCGGGTCGGGTGGGGTGGGGGGTTCGTCGAAGCCGGTGACCAGATCGGTGCACAGATCACAGAAGGTGAGGTTGCGGTCGCGGGAGGCGGTGCGCAGGATCCCGTGCGTGAGGGCTGGTGTTGTGCTGTTGGGCCATGACGATGCCGACCGCCTGGTTGATCACGCAGTGCCGGCGCAGGGCCTGCTGGAGATGGGCTGCAGAGGGTCGTCGACCCATCCGCCGTCGGGGTAGGCCATGAGGATCCGTTCCGCGGGCCGGTCGGCCCGCTGGCCGGGACAGTGGAAGCGGGGTCACTGAAGCCCGCAGGTTCCTCCCTCGCAGGGCCACATCCCGGCATACGGTCGACACCCAGCTCCACAAGGGGACCTGGGATAATGAGCCGTACACCCCCAGCCTCCTCCCAGGACGGCACTGCGCACAACACCGCCCCAGCTGTCTTCCGCAGCCTCTGGCCCGCTCACACCCGTAGCGGCGCGGCATGGTCACCACTGCCAGCCACAAGAGTCAGGTGTGGGAGAGGGCGAAGGAGACGAGGAAGCCGCTGACCGTGATCAGCCCGATGGCCAGGTGGGCGTCGTCGAACGCTTCGGGGATCATCGTGTCGGCGACCATGGCGAGGATCGCCCCGGCCGCCACCGCGGTCACCACGGCGATCACGGCGGGGGAGAAGGAACCGACCACCGTGTAGCCGAGGACCGCCGACACCGTACTGGCCGCTGCGATGGCCGCCCACACGCCGAACACGTACCCGCCGGTGCGGCCGGCCTGCTTCATCCCCGCCGAACTGGACAGCCCCTCGGGAACGTTGCTGATGAACACCGCAGCCACCGTCACCAGACTGACCGCACCCCCGTCGAGCAGACTGACACCGATCACCGCGGACTCCGGCACCCCGTCGAGCAGGGCGCCGAGCGCGAGCGCCGTCCCGGACCCGCCCTGCTCGGCCTCCGAGGGCTGCGCTTGCGCCTGCGCATGACCGGAGCGCTTGCGGTGGCGGGCACCCCGGCGGGCCAGCCACACGTTTCCCCCGGTGTAGGCGACGGCGCCGATGAGGGTGCCGACGGCTGCGGGAGCCAGCCCCGCCTCCTCGTAAGCCTCGCCGACCAGTTCGAAGGACACCGCCGAGATCAGCACCCCGGCCCCGAAAGCCATCACCGTCGCGATCACCTTCTGCGGCACGCGTAGCCCGTACCCCAGCGCAGCACCCAGCAGCAGCGCCGAGCCAGCCGCCAATCCCCACAGTCCAGCCTCAACCATGTCAGCCATGCCGGTCCGTCTACCCGCTGTGCATAAGGATCAACGGCCAACTCGGCGCGGCACGCGCCCTCGGGCACAGCGAAAAGCCCCAGGTCACCATGCTGGATCTCGTAGTCGAAAGGCTGGCGCGGGCGCCGCTGTTGCGTCGCGCGCGCGACGCCGGGCGGACAAGCCGCCCGACCGGGCACGCCAGGATCCGGACACCGTAACGGCTCCGGGAATCACCTTGCCCAGGCGTCCGATGTGTGAGCGACAGCGGAGTGTCTCGCTCTCGTGGCAGTGGCTGGACGGCCCCGTGTCAGTGACGTGGTCGTCTCGCGTCAGCTCCGTTGTCACTGGCGTTGTGGAGTACGCGAGGGGTTTTGCCCGGAGTGCTGAGGAACCGTGGGCTGTCATTGGGTGTGAGGGCCGGGGGAACCGGGCCCGGGGAGGGTTCCTGCCCGGCGTCTCCCGCCTGCGCGCACCGCGCCAAGCACCCGGCTCTGTCGGCATCCCCGCCGTCACCGGCGACCTGCCCGGCCGGCAACTCCTGGCCGAGATGGCTGCCCACGCGGCCGGGCGCACTCCGCCTGCGCCCGGCAGAGCATCGAACGGCCGCACGGATTCCTGGGCCGGCGGCGACTCGGCCGATGGACTCAGGACGTGCCGGCGCGCATCGCGTACCGGGGCGAGCGCAGCGTGCGGGAGCCCGGTGCGTAGGTGGACCAGGGTGACGAGCAGGACGCAGGCGGTCGGTGAAGGCCAGGTCGTGCTTCGGGCCGGGCACCGGCCTCCCGCTGCCGCTCGGCACCGCGCCGCTCGCGAAGTTCCGACTCGCGCCTGGCGAGCCACGGATCGGCCAACTCTTCGATCAAGTCGCCGAGATGTGCATGCGAGAAGCCGCGAAGGCAGAATGGGTCAAGGCCGCACGGGGCCCACATCTTGGTGACACTCGAAGAACCCGTGCGGCCAACCACGCCACGGCTGCCCGCCGCTGATCAATGGGTGTCGCTCATCGGTGGTAACTGTCCGAGCTGGGAACGTCCCTGCAGAAGAGCAAACGCAGCCGGCCAAGCACCGGATCGAGCATCAGGGCCTCAGCAGTCCGCCCACCCACCAGTCGTGCGGCTTGCCATCGTTGGCGATGCCGCGATGGCGCAGTGTCCCTTCGACGGTGAAGCCGAGTTTCTCGGCGACGGCACGCGAGCCGGTGTTCCCGGCCATGGCCCACCACTCGATGCGGTGCACGTCGAGGGTGGCCCAGCCCCAGTCACACAGGGCCCGAGCGGCCTCCACCGAGTACCCGCGTCCGCGCTGTTCCTTGACCGCCCAGTAACCGAGCTCCCAGACGCCGCGGCTGACGAGGGTCAGACAATACGAGCCAACCAGGGCGCCGGTGTCCTTGCGGAACGCGCCGAGGGTGTAGTCCCTGTCCTCGGCCCACTGGGCGGGCAGCTTCTCGCCGACGAGCTTCTCCGCGTCCGCACGCCGGTACGGCACCGGCACCGGGGTGTAGAACTGGATGTCCTCGTCCTGGCAGGCTTCGTACACCGCATCCACGTCGGCAGGTGTGAAGGCCCGCAGCACGAGACGGTCGGTCTCAAGCGTCACTGGATCCATCGCGGCAGTATGACCACCATCAACAAGCGGCGACCAGCGAATATCTCGACCGAGCGCCGCCCATCACCACACCCCCGGGCTGGTCAACGGCCCCCGCACACCTCGGATCAGCTGCCCCCGAGACGGAGCTACACCCACCATCAATCGCGGACCGAGCCGTAAGAGCCCTAAAGGCGAAGAGAGCATGTGTCGCAGAGCGGTGACATCGAAACCGGTCGAGCGAACAGGGCATCCGCCCTTGTGTGTGGGGGGAGGTGCTCACCGCACGGCGCACCGTTGTGGTAGAGGGCATCGCCGCCTTCACCTCCCTTGTGGGCGACGAGGGACGCCACCACGTCTCGGCTGACGGGCCGGTCGTGGCGCACGGGCTGCTGACAGCCTCCTTGGCGACACGGATCGGCGGCTGGTGTGCGGGCGACCGCTTCCCTGGTGTCGACAGCGACTCCCGGGACCGGTGTGACGTAGGACACTGGAACTCGTCCGCACTCGCAGGCAGTTCCAAGGCGTGACCACAGATATGCGAACCAGGGTACGAACTGGGGATCCGGACGCCTTTGCGGAACTCTTCGACGCATACGCCCGGGCGGTGTACAACCACGCTTTCCGGCTGACCGCCGACTGGTCCGCCGCCGAGGATGTCATGTCGGCGACGTTCATGGAGGCGTGGCGTCGCCGTGCGTCGGTCGAGGCCGAAGGGGGTTCGTTGCGGCCGTGGTTGCTGGGCATCGCCACCAACGTCGCCCGCTCCCAGTACCGCAGCAACCGGCGCTACCGGAACGCGGCCGAGGCGGCGGCCGCCGCGGGCGCCGCCGAGGAGCAGGTCGAGGACCACGCCGAGGAGACCGCCGGACGGCTTGACGACCGGCGTCGGATCGCCGCCACGCTCACCGCGCTCAGCCTGCTCAAACGCCCCGAACGTGAGGTCCTGACGCTGTGTCTGTGGGAGGGCATGGAGTACGCCGAGGCCGCCCGCGCCCTGGGCATCCCCGTCGGCACCGTCCGTTCCCGGCTGTCCCGCGCCCGCGGCAAGCTCCGCAAGCTCACCGACACGGAATTGCTGAGAGGGAAGAGCGCGGAACTGCTCAGAGAAGAACGGGAACTCACCATCCCGAACCGGCAGATAACAGGTGATCGCAGAAACGTGATCCGGTCCGCACAGGAAGGAAACCGATGAACGCCAGCCCCTCCCAGCCGCATCCGGCTGAGTGGACGGAGACCCAGGACCTCCTGCCCTCCGTAGCGCGGGATCTGCCGGCGGGCCGCCACCAGTTCCACAAGGAGCAGATGATGGCCCAGATCCACGAGGACCTCCGCACTACCGGCACCGACGCCCGTCCGGCCGTCGCTGCGCGGCGCCCCAACCCGTTCCTGCGCCGCGCGATCCTGCTGCCCGCCGCGGCCTTCGCCCTGGCCGGGGCGGTCGTGGCCGGCGTCGCCCTGTCCGGCGGCAACGGGGGCGACGGCAAGTCCGCCCTGGCCACCGGCCCCGCGCTGACCACCCAGGTCGGCGCCGCCGATGCCAAGGGCGCTCCCCAGTTGCTCGACCGCATCTCCCTGGCCGCCGCCGATGTCTCCGGGCCCGCGCCGCACGCCGGTCAGTTCGTCTACATCGCCTCCAAAGTGGCCAGCACCCACCCCAAGACCGTCGACGACAAGACCACCGTGGTCAGCCAGGAGCTGCACTCCCGTCAGGTCTGGAACTCCCTGGACGGCAAGGACGGCTGGCTGATCGAAGCGGGCGAGACGAGCGACAAGGGCATGACCCTGGCCAGCAAGGTCCCCTCCAGCTCGGCCTACGACGCCCTGGTCAAGCTGCCCACCGACCCCGCCGCGCTGTTCCAGCGGATCTACCGGGACTCGGACGCCGTCCGGGACCCCGAAGTGCCTCGCGACCAGGCGGCCTTCGTCGCCATCGGCGATCTGCTGACCGAGAGCTACCCGCCGGCCGAGCTCGCCGCCGCCCTCTACAAGGCCGCGGCCAAGATCCCCGGGGTGGTGGCGGTGGACGACGCGGTCGACGCCGTGGGCCGTCACGGGGTGGCGATCGCGCGGCAGAACGACGACGACGGCGAGCGCACCGAGTGGATCTTCGACAAGCAGACCCTGGAGTTCCTCGGCGAGCGCAACGTGGTGGTCAAGAAGGTGGCGGACAGTCCGTTCAAGGTCGGCACCGTCACGTTCACCAGTGCGATCACGCAGCGCGCGGTCGTCGACGCCAGCAAGCAGGTCCCGGGGCAGGCCGGCTGATGCGCACCGGTTCCTCAAGGGCGGCGCTGGCCGCCCTGCTGGTCGCGGGAGCGATGACGGGCGTCTCGGTGGCGGACACCGGCACGGGGCTCGGGTTGCGGACCGCGGACGCGGACACGGCGCCTGCCGCCGGTACGCAAATGAGTATGCGGACCGCCGGCGCGGCCACCGCCGCGGGGGCGGACGCCGAATCCCCGGCCCGACTCGTCACCCTGGTCACCGGGGACCGGGTCCGGCTGGACGCCCGGGGCCGGGTGACCGGCGTAGAGCAGGCACCGGGACGCGAGGACGTCCCGGTGTCCGTCCGACGCTTCGGCGGCGAGCAGTACGTCGTGCCGGCCGACGCCGCCGCCGGCATCGCCCAAGGCACTCTGGACAAGCGCCTGTTCGACGTCAGCGCACTGATACGCGCCGGATACGATGACGCCCGGCGTGGCACGCTCCCGCTCATCGTGTCGTACGACGGGAAGGTCGCCCGGCGCAGCCACACCCAGAGGTCGCTGGTGGCGGACGCGGACGTCACCGTACGCCGGGAACTGCCCAGTGTGGACGGCGCCGCCCTCACCGTGCCCAAGGTCGAGGCCGACGACGCCTGGCACGCCCTCACCTCCGCCGCGGGAGTCGCCCGGGTCTGGCTGGACGGCCGGTTCACGGCGCGGGCGGTGCGGCCGGAGGCGAGTGGCAACGTCACACAGATCGGCGCGCCGGACGCCTGGGCCGCCGGGTACGACGGCAAGGGCGTCAAGGTCGCCGTCCTGGACACGGGGGTCGACACCACGCACCCGGACCTCGCCTCGGTGGTCACGGAGTCGAAGGACTTCAGCGGCACCGGCGATACGGACGACCGTAAGGGCCACGGCACGCATGTTGCGGCGACCGTGGCCGGCTCGGGGGCCAGGTCCGGCGGCCTGTACAGGGGCGTGGCGCCCGGCGCCCAGATCCTCAACGCCAAGGTGCTCGACGACAGCGGTGAGGGCACCGACTCCGCCGTCATCGCCGGCCTGGAGTGGGCCGCCTCGCGGGGCGCGAAGGTGGCCAACCTCAGCCTCGGCCAGGCCGACACCCCGGGCAACGACCCGGTCGAGGCGGCCGTGAACGCTCTCTCCAAGACCACCGGCATGCTCACCGTCGCCGCGGCGGGCAACGACGGTCCCGGGCCCGGCACCCTCAGCTCCCCGGGCACGGCGGAGTCCGCGCTCGCGGTGGGCGCGGTCGACGGCGACGACCGTATCGCCGACTTCTCCAGCACCGGCCCGACCGCCGACAGCGCGCTGAAGCCGGACCTCACCGCGCCGGGCGTGGACATCGTCTCGGCGAAGGCGGCTCACGGCGTGCTGGGCGACCCGGCGGCGGACGGCTATGTCTCCATGTCCGGTACGTCGATGGCGACGCCGCATGTCGCGGGGGCCGCCGCGATCCTGGCACAGCGGCACCCCGACTGGACGGGAGAGCGGATCAAGCAGGCACTTACCGCCTCCGCCGCCCCGACGGCCGGCCTGTCCGGCTACCAGCAGGGGACCGGCCGGGTCGCCGTGGCGCGGGCGCTCGCCCAGACCGTGGTGAGCGAGCAGACCTCGGTGTCCTTCGGCGAGCAGCTGTGGCCCCACTCCGACGACCAGCCGCTCACCCGGCGCGTCACCTACCGCAACGACGGCGACCGTACGGTCACCCTGGACCTCGCCGCCACCGCGACCGGCCCGTCCGGACAGACCGCGTCCGAGGGCATGTTCAGGCTCAGTACCTCGCAGCTCACCGTCCCGGCGGGCGGCACCGCGAGCGTCGACCTCACCGCGGACACCCGCACCGAGGCGGCGGACGGCGCGTACTCGGGCACGGTGGTCGCCACCGGGCAGGGCGCCGACACGACCGTACGGACAGCTTTCGGCGTCATACGCGAGGCCGAGGCACACGATCTGACCCTGAAGTTCCTCAACCGCGGCGGGAAGCCCGTCAGCTCGCCGCTGACCGAGATCTTCGGCCACTCGGGCGACTACTGGACCACGGCCCTGGACGACTCGCAGCAGATCGCCAAGGGCGTCTACACGTTGCGCGTCCCACGCGGTGACTACGTCGTCGACACGGTGATGCCCGGGGCCGAGGGCCGAAACGGAGCCGAGAACACTTCGGCACTCGTCCGGCCGAACCTCTCGATCACCAAGGACACGACGGTCACGTTCGACGCCCGCAAGGCCGAGCCGGTCGAGATCGGTCCGCGTTCAGGCGGCGGGAAGATGGTGACCGGCTTCCTCAACTTCGGTGTGGGCGC
It includes:
- a CDS encoding helix-turn-helix domain-containing protein; amino-acid sequence: MSTVEEFFAQHDDWPWNPPRPGRATFHYLIAVTEGELRHDVDYATRTVAPGQWLWVRPGHAQCWHPPGAARGPFILFEPDVLRPDLARLLAPLTAHEAPAVLSPHPDDTAWLQQTALQLLDEHRALGRRPLDIHHALRRSLLESLLLRLANSPGIVPVGTATAGIGRADRYGGFLDALELRFRELHQAADYAELLGCSVRTLSRAARDATGKGVRELIDERRLLEARRLLGGARWDARTVAVHLGFSDPANFGRFFRDRTGLTPAAYAARDTTPDP
- a CDS encoding MmcQ/YjbR family DNA-binding protein — translated: MNGSTLQKTAADCAEELPGAQLEHPFGPDWEVFKVRGKVFMLMTEVPGRPVVILKADPGEAHALRQQYSHITPGYHMNKKHWITLESGEGVDKKLVEELVTDSYRLVVAHLPRAERPVDPHSYGTGARAAR
- a CDS encoding MmcQ/YjbR family DNA-binding protein; amino-acid sequence: MNAAGDRLQDTARQAALALPDVSHGYPFTPGLDVYKVAGKVFLIVTDDPDEQIITVKCEPEHARAQVHGYASITPGRYLDKRHWISLGPGPGITERMVTDVVEDSYELVAERLPRRDRPSAR
- a CDS encoding ANTAR domain-containing protein, whose protein sequence is MTTSREQQTVPDTTRDPLLTGLRQENAQLRQAVDSHAMVDQAIGVLIAVHRLPPAAGFEVLREVSQHTNVKLHTVAETVIDWALGQPMPDPVGQELNAAVRRRTPDPEATEATEQVE
- a CDS encoding STAS domain-containing protein — protein: MTDIPGEDRPGRFSVRSAVVDGVLVVSVHGEIDHAVMDVLSRALLSQDGPPPPRIVADLSGVTFMDSSGINVFVTAHRRVSAAQGWVRIAGAQDSVVRLLHMVGIDEVIDCHPTVEQALKA
- a CDS encoding ATP-binding protein, with the protein product MGSRAEGEGCAEPDAYLMRAGYALEGDGGCIADARRHAVAFLDQVHTDHHLHIPARTRDLTQLVVSELVTNARKYAPGPVLMELRITARAVDVVVWDSDPTVPVPRAADPGRIGQHGLEIVKAAAKDLFIEQEPVGKRVTARLALSDPASSDTAARPLA
- a CDS encoding ZIP family metal transporter, translated to MADMVEAGLWGLAAGSALLLGAALGYGLRVPQKVIATVMAFGAGVLISAVSFELVGEAYEEAGLAPAAVGTLIGAVAYTGGNVWLARRGARHRKRSGHAQAQAQPSEAEQGGSGTALALGALLDGVPESAVIGVSLLDGGAVSLVTVAAVFISNVPEGLSSSAGMKQAGRTGGYVFGVWAAIAAASTVSAVLGYTVVGSFSPAVIAVVTAVAAGAILAMVADTMIPEAFDDAHLAIGLITVSGFLVSFALSHT
- a CDS encoding GNAT family N-acetyltransferase codes for the protein MDPVTLETDRLVLRAFTPADVDAVYEACQDEDIQFYTPVPVPYRRADAEKLVGEKLPAQWAEDRDYTLGAFRKDTGALVGSYCLTLVSRGVWELGYWAVKEQRGRGYSVEAARALCDWGWATLDVHRIEWWAMAGNTGSRAVAEKLGFTVEGTLRHRGIANDGKPHDWWVGGLLRP
- a CDS encoding RNA polymerase sigma factor, whose amino-acid sequence is MTTDMRTRVRTGDPDAFAELFDAYARAVYNHAFRLTADWSAAEDVMSATFMEAWRRRASVEAEGGSLRPWLLGIATNVARSQYRSNRRYRNAAEAAAAAGAAEEQVEDHAEETAGRLDDRRRIAATLTALSLLKRPEREVLTLCLWEGMEYAEAARALGIPVGTVRSRLSRARGKLRKLTDTELLRGKSAELLREERELTIPNRQITGDRRNVIRSAQEGNR
- a CDS encoding CU044_5270 family protein produces the protein MNASPSQPHPAEWTETQDLLPSVARDLPAGRHQFHKEQMMAQIHEDLRTTGTDARPAVAARRPNPFLRRAILLPAAAFALAGAVVAGVALSGGNGGDGKSALATGPALTTQVGAADAKGAPQLLDRISLAAADVSGPAPHAGQFVYIASKVASTHPKTVDDKTTVVSQELHSRQVWNSLDGKDGWLIEAGETSDKGMTLASKVPSSSAYDALVKLPTDPAALFQRIYRDSDAVRDPEVPRDQAAFVAIGDLLTESYPPAELAAALYKAAAKIPGVVAVDDAVDAVGRHGVAIARQNDDDGERTEWIFDKQTLEFLGERNVVVKKVADSPFKVGTVTFTSAITQRAVVDASKQVPGQAG